Below is a window of Tolypothrix bouteillei VB521301 DNA.
TGATGGGAGCCGTTTTCAGGTAACCTTTAGTGCAGGAGTAGCTCAGTATCCAAAACAAGGTGCTGACTTACAAGTCCTCTATCAAGCTGCCTTAGCAAGATGCGATCGCCCGTTCGCGTCCCAGAGAGCTTTTACTCGCGTCCGTGAAGCAGAACTGCGTGGGGATGCTGAAGGTGTCCGCGCATAGGACAGTCTCTTCTTTCCAAAATAGCCAAATCCAGTGTGAAACCTATAATGCTTGTGAATAGTAGGGAAGCCAATGAATTGCTTTAGTTTCCACAGCTAAAGCTGCCACCACTTGACAAAAAATAGTATAAAAAATTATAGGAAAATTGAGCGATGACTAATGGCAAAAATTTGTGGATTCCGATAATTGTAGGCACCAGCATTATAGTTCTCAATTTATTATTTTGGCAGGAGTTAATTCATCAAGAAAACGCATATGTAAAGAGGAATACTGAATTAGCTACAGCAAGCATCAGCCACGAGATCCAAGCCGAGCTCCAAGCACGAACCTTGGGATTGGTTCGCATGGCTAGGCGATGGGAACATGAAGGTGGAACTACCAAACCACAGTGGGAAGCGGACGCTTTAAACTATTACCGAGACTATCCCGGCTTTCAAGCACTCGAATGGGTAGATAAATCAAATTATGTCCGTTGGATTATTCCTTTAGCAGGAAATGAGGCAGCACAGAATTTTAATTTAACATTTGAGGAACGTCGCCGAACTGCTTTGGAAAAAGCAAGGAAAAACCAAAAAGTCACAATGACTCGTGTTGTCACCCTGGCTCAAGGCGGTAAAGGTTTTTTGATATCTGTACCCCTGTTTCCCAAAAATCAATTTGGTGGTTTTATTGTCGCGAGTTTTCGCACCCAAACTTTGTTAGATGCTATTTTAGGAAAAAATTTGCGGCAAAAATATGCGATCGCTATTTTTGATGGAAACGACAAAATTTATACAAACCAAGAACATCTGAGTCACAAGATTCCCGCTCAACAGCAACACTATACAGAAATTAATCTCAATGGTGTAACTTGGAATATAAAAGTTTTACCTACGCCAGAGACTACAGCTACAGAACGTTCTCCCCTTCCCAACGTCGTACTTGGTGGAGGTACATCAGTGGCTGTATTATTAGCGTGGGGAGTTTATCTCACCCAACAATCACGACGGCAAACACAGCACGTGAAAGCGATCAATCGTGAATTAGCGAGTAAAATTGCCGAAAGCCAGCAAGCAGAACGGGTGTTGCAAGAGTATACACAAGAAGTTGAAGATTTATACAATAATGCACCTTGCGGTTATCACTCTTTAGATAAAAACGGTACTTTTGTCCGTATTAACGATACCGAATTGAATTGGTTGGGATATACACGAGACGAAGTTGTTGGGAAAAAGAAATTTGCTGATGTTATTACAGCCTCAAGCTTGCCAACATTCCAAAAATCATTTGCACTTTTTCAACAGCAAGGCTCGATAAGTGACTTAGAATTTCAGATGCTTCGCAAGGATGGTACCATTTTACCCGTAGTTTTGAGTGCTACCGCCATCCAAGATGCAGTCGGAAACTTCCTCATGACGCGGAGTACAGTTTTCGATATTACTGTACGCAAACAAGCGGAAACAGAACTACGCAATCTCGGTACCGCTTTAGAAAGCGCTGTAGAAGGAATTTCCCAGTTTAATCCTGAAAGACGATACACCTACGTCAACCAAGCCTATGCCAGTATGGTAGGCTATCAACCCCAGGAAATACTGGGTATGGAATGGCAACAAACCGTGCATTCAGAAGACCAAGAAAAGGTCACGATCGCATACCAGAAAATGTTAGAAGATGGCAAAGCAGAAGTTGAAGCCAGAGGAGTCCGTCAAGATGGTTCGGTGTTTGATATGCAACTCGTTATGATTAAAGCTTGGGATCGGCACGAGAACTATCAAGGATATTACTGCTTTGTTAAAGATATCAGTCACCGTCGCGAGATTGAACGACTCAAAGATGAATTTGTCTCAGTTGTCAGTCACGAATTGAGAACCCCTCTGACCTCAATTCGCGGTTCTTTGGGTTTAGTCGCCAGTGGTGTCCTGAGCAGCCAACCCGAAAAAGCTCAACGAATGCTGGAAATCGCCGTCAATAACACTGACCGTTTAATTCGACTGATTAACGATATCCTTGATATTGAACGCATCGAATCAGGCAAAGTCACAATGACCAAACAAATCTGTGATGTGACCAGCTTGATGCAGCAATCAGTAGAAGAAATGCAGTCCATGACAGACAAAGCAGGAGTCACCCTCTCCGTGTCCCCCCAGTCGGCAAAGTTGTGGGCAGATCCTGACCGAATTGTACAAACTTTCACCAACTTACTCAGCAACGCCGTTAAATTTTCACCCCCGAGTAGCACTATTTGGTTTAGTGCCGAAATCCAAGAAGCCCCCACGCCCCTTGTCCTCTTCACTATCCGCGATCGAGGAAGAGGGATACCTGCTGATAAAATAGAAACCATTTTTGGACGGTTTCAACAGGTAGACGCTTCTGACTCACGTAAAAAAGGTGGTACTGGTTTGGGTCTTGCCATTTGCCGCAGTATCATACAGTGTCATGATGGGCACATTTGGGCAGAAAGTACTGTAGGGGAGGGCAGCACTTT
It encodes the following:
- a CDS encoding response regulator, whose amino-acid sequence is MTNGKNLWIPIIVGTSIIVLNLLFWQELIHQENAYVKRNTELATASISHEIQAELQARTLGLVRMARRWEHEGGTTKPQWEADALNYYRDYPGFQALEWVDKSNYVRWIIPLAGNEAAQNFNLTFEERRRTALEKARKNQKVTMTRVVTLAQGGKGFLISVPLFPKNQFGGFIVASFRTQTLLDAILGKNLRQKYAIAIFDGNDKIYTNQEHLSHKIPAQQQHYTEINLNGVTWNIKVLPTPETTATERSPLPNVVLGGGTSVAVLLAWGVYLTQQSRRQTQHVKAINRELASKIAESQQAERVLQEYTQEVEDLYNNAPCGYHSLDKNGTFVRINDTELNWLGYTRDEVVGKKKFADVITASSLPTFQKSFALFQQQGSISDLEFQMLRKDGTILPVVLSATAIQDAVGNFLMTRSTVFDITVRKQAETELRNLGTALESAVEGISQFNPERRYTYVNQAYASMVGYQPQEILGMEWQQTVHSEDQEKVTIAYQKMLEDGKAEVEARGVRQDGSVFDMQLVMIKAWDRHENYQGYYCFVKDISHRREIERLKDEFVSVVSHELRTPLTSIRGSLGLVASGVLSSQPEKAQRMLEIAVNNTDRLIRLINDILDIERIESGKVTMTKQICDVTSLMQQSVEEMQSMTDKAGVTLSVSPQSAKLWADPDRIVQTFTNLLSNAVKFSPPSSTIWFSAEIQEAPTPLVLFTIRDRGRGIPADKIETIFGRFQQVDASDSRKKGGTGLGLAICRSIIQCHDGHIWAESTVGEGSTFYISLPLYRQEEPVIPSVPLDIDDGPLILVCDDDPSVRSVMRAMLEQRGYQTICAASGQEAVDLAIKQQPDVIFLNLMMPGMHGWETLGVLKQQPQTKDIPAIVLSGLMPDARSVPHPDVTEWIVKPPDEKLLFQALERALAGEKSQSLKVLIVEDDTDLAQVLIAMFERYGVETYHAKTGREALRLSQRLVPDLLVLDLALPEVDGFAVVDWLRHHRRLCTVPLVVYCAKDLDNCDRERLKLGQTLFFTKGRVTPEEFEEHIVNLLNGIIPTIKGDNSDSQTHSYY